From the genome of Neodiprion pinetum isolate iyNeoPine1 chromosome 3, iyNeoPine1.2, whole genome shotgun sequence, one region includes:
- the LOC124214109 gene encoding sushi, von Willebrand factor type A, EGF and pentraxin domain-containing protein 1 isoform X1, giving the protein MFSFRLRNLFTLFTVFGLFCRNYSFEVHQSNELHDFNGTHAANQDQDAWSANSSAADFLNSGLRKKPFQQQSFPHISKLKVEVLSKMLKIHVDQLRDKTDQVELVFLVDASASVGLENFRSELNFVRKLLADFTVAREATRVAIVTFAGKTNVIRHVDQISSVEDDNHKCNLLNHQIGSIEYTGGGTYTRGALLEALDILQHSRSGARTAVFLVTDGFSNGGDPRPAATLLKNAGVIVFTFGIRTGNIGELHDIASEPGYAHSYLLNSFPEFEALARRALHHDLQSGEYIKINFLQDCDLLCSKNSTEIGDTQCCDVNASCACGTATGHYACLCHPGYFGSGFYGSCQLCPNGTFGPGNIPGDSNAACIPCPDLNHVTIKSPAISLADCVCAAGFTTNGNKCEAITCPKLKVPENGYLVKASACNNVVNAACGVRCKIGFHLTGDSIRLCLNSGAWSGTQPQCLLKTCPALQAPPHGKIRCEHEDDHQVINAGLSAYPIDTHCEYKCDIGYQLRGSRARNCLPLSRWDGLRVSCRPIKCHPLRSVPNGEIIPPQCTGYNKLPFATKCTIRCKEGFTRTGPENKVCAGLTGSWLHRHNVTQCIDSTPPNITCPSNITVETLSGKNYSMVNWTKPLAIDNAKAAPMVWTEPAVEAPWKFGIGTHVVTYIAQDASKNRAECKFSATVIDKEPPTVENCVDPPIFLLENKSMAINITWDEPVFYDNSGHPLEISKSHTPGTEIFNLGTTQIVYNATDKANNTRTCTFNITVEDVCENVPSPTNGHSDCSVLQEGIRCVVVCAEGYGFVLPETASYIDDENVTLTCNNGNHSWNNEVFPDCSVTQVPYAISQDLTVVLDTNTSNCNDPTALNSLSQNIKAGLESQLKQVCDDEVQCNISQSAFDCNGGMDEDSNASNTILNTSTRKLRRSVKRFPHSDKIAVRRGSNSSKNHTKSEVKWDKIELKYKIIGKMIDDTGNNSNQEIIQLKKKIEAMMKGGYLSLLDNKTSLQEISKQVLRLYVIFEEPKELCSTGSVLKKHRCVKCPSGTFHNTTKNRCQSCPLGEYQEDVGSSTCKKCPEHTSTKRKHSKRTSDCLNFCRPGYYSRRKRHHKSTLAFEPCVTCAKGFYQPDYAQLKCIPCPANTTTYNRGSYSIDECLVIDHADKDPCHKNPCHNGGKCVPVGSDFKCECIGDFIGSKCEIRPNPCDSLPCLNEGQCIALDGIKNSIEHKCLCKSGFTGINCETYIDECSTNPCRNGGSCISTEVDYKCICKNGFEGDNCEVVIDHCKTSICESGSKCHIINGTWQCICKPGFLGRRCSRLPCDWLPCHQNAVCVNIEELNATKKSYRCECPEGYTGIDCTTRVNHCEDLPCMNNGTCMNNFSNFSCECRKEFNGSKCENELSSRYTMYFPKSGTTDYVMLSGPNKNLSQFTVCLWLQSLDTVNYGTVLSYATRLHDNALTLTDYNGFVIYINGNRVVTDITANDGYWHFVCVTWENVFGFWQVFVDGIVRENGTQLASETLIEGNGTLVIGQEQDRMGGGFSESESLLGKLSSLDIWDEVLNGDVIKKLSQQCETYHGSLYSWAQLQQYVRGNIEIQNSSFCHACSLPKAPFKGQIEVNYDASEIVYTCEKGYLVKFGKKESAVLTRRCLKQGQWEGYSTPTCTKVKCGFPGYFPRGQVHGRSYSYGDQIHYSCKKRSTLRGNPNRICTAHGKWSGVQPLCISKTCKNLLAPDNGDIEYLIEDHERNDTSILQVGQQLAFICNPGFRVLGNMYLTCMENGEWDNAVPKCIAFGCPPPELMENAFIASNISTGVEILPAESFLNSQRDNLSEDSASLVSGYFYGDIVGFSCRQGFKFFGNHNMIAEFRIQCTNNGSWNGLVPSCVPLRCLRPEPIKNGKYYLLTSNNSMAENSGHGTFGNLTFVNRLVPISTEPLPDFHGHFDIPVFTDKPNSSDSQSNMTKNNTMPEDFQIESNASFILGARISITCNKGYKLIGASIRQCTNNETWSPDASNCEPRECNVENHPIINVLSTNREEITFDGEIEMNIKNQSIVDIFRANKYIRGTLQNFIFKNTGNVFGDTISLTCVNDTKIHFDGIGINRILRNVTWKCNENGVWEIMYKETSNEDFQRMVDEKKETLCRETVCGLPKTPRNGYIVDDITNSSVIKVGDSVMFKCRNGHMLAGDESAQCLSDGTWSPIPNCESVTCGKPPIPRNTVLNDSSAEISGYVSGNMVSYRCVSGYKMYGRGNARCLASGKWSRMSGRCSRITCGKPAIPPGVEILGPSYLYEAQLAYICPDQIIKGKITCKSDGKWSELPDCTALNIQTQARK; this is encoded by the exons ATGTTTTCATTCAGGCTCAGAAATTTGTTCACATTGTTTACTGTTTTCGGCCTATTTTGTCGTAATTATTCATTCGAAGTTCATCAATCGAATGAATTACACGATTTCAATGGCACCCATGCAGCCAATCAGGATCAAGACGCCTGGTCTGCAAACTCTTCGGCTGCAGACTTCCTCAACAGCGGACTTAGGAAAAAACCATTTCAACAACAAAGTTTCCCTCATATTTCTAAACTGAAAGTCGAGGTTCTGTCGAAAATGCTCAAAATCCACGTAGATCAACTACGGGATAAAACCGACCAG GTGGAACTGGTTTTTCTTGTTGATGCGTCAGCGTCGGTtggtttggaaaattttcgcagTGAGTTGAATTTCGTTCGTAAGTTGCTAGCGGATTTTACCGTAGCCAGAGAAGCCACGCGGGTCGCCATTGTGACCTTTGCTGGAAAAACCAACGTAATACGACATGTGGATCAAATATCCAGCGTCGAAGATGATAATCATAAGTGCAATTTGCTCAATCATCAGATCGGAAGCATCGAATACACAGGCGGTGGAACTTACACCCGAGGTGCTCTCCTCGAAGCCCTT GATATTTTACAACACAGTCGCTCCGGAGCCCGTACAGCTGTTTTCCTGGTAACGGATGGATTCAGCAACGGAGGAGACCCTAGGCCAGCTGCCACTCTATTGAAAAACGCTGGTGTCATTGTTTTCACCTTCGGAATTCGAACAGGAAATATTGGAGAGTTACATGACATAGCGAGTGAACCTGGCTACGCTCACAGCTACCTCTTGAACAGTTTTCCTGAGTTCGAAGCACTGGCTCGTAGAGCATTGCATCACG ACTTGCAGTCGGGCGAGTATATTAAGATTAATTTTCTGCAAGACTGTGATTTACTATGCTCCAAAAATTCGACCGAAATTGGTGACACGCAGTGTTGTGACGTGAATGCATCTTGTGCTTGTGGAACAGCCACTGGTCACTACGCCTGCTTATGCCACCCGGGTTATTTTGGATCTGGATTTTATGGTTCCTGTCAAC TTTGTCCGAATGGAACATTCGGTCCTGGGAATATCCCAGGAGATTCCAATGCAGCCTGTATTCCTTGCCCAGACTTGAATCACGTTACTATCAAGAGCCCTGCGATTAGTTTAGCTGATTGTGTTTGTGCAGCTGGGTTTACTACCAATGGAAATAAATGTGAAG CCATAACTTGCCCCAAACTAAAAGTGCCAGAAAATGGGTATTTAGTGAAAGCAAGTGCCTGTAACAATGTTGTTAATGCTGCGTGCGGAGTTCGTTGTAAAATTGGTTTTCATCTAACCGGCGACAGCATTCGACTTTGTCTTAACAGTGGTGCGTGGTCTGGTACTCAACCACAGTGTCTTT TAAAAACATGCCCGGCACTACAAGCACCGCCGCATGGAAAAATACGGTGTGAGCACGAGGATGATCATCAGGTAATAAATGCTGGCCTCTCTGCATATCCAATAGACACTCATTGTGAATACAAATGTGATATCGGCTATCAGCTGCGTGGAAGCAGAGCCAGAAATTGTTTGCCTCTGTCAAGATGGGATGGCCTTAGGGTATCTTGCCGAC CAATCAAATGCCACCCCCTGAGATCTGTGCCAAATGGTGAAATAATTCCGCCACAGTGCACAGGGTACAATAAACTGCCTTTTGCCACAAAATGTACCATTCGATGCAAAGAAGGCTTCACTCGCACGGGTCCAGAGAACAAAGTCTGTGCTGGACTCACTGGCTCCTGGTTGCATCGTCACAATGTGACCCAATGTATAG ATAGCACTCCCCCAAATATAACTTGTCCTTCGAACATCACCGTTGAGACTTTGTCAGGCAAAAACTATTCCATGGTCAACTGGACGAAGCCATTAGCAATTGATAACGCCAAGGCTGCCCCCATGGTTTGGACCGAGCCAGCTGTTGAAGCACCATGGAAATTTGGAATCGGAACTCATGTGGTTACGTACATAGCGCAAGATGCCAGTAAAAATAGGGCAGAATGCAAATTCAGTGCTACTGTTATAG ACAAGGAACCACCCACTGTTGAAAACTGCGTTGATCCTCCTATTTTTCTACTTGAGAACAAGTCGATGGCAATAAATATTACTTGGGACGAGCCTGTATTTTATGACAACTCTGGACATCCTCTGGAGATTAGTAAAAGTCACACACCTGGAACAGAGATTTTCAATCTCGGGACAACTCAAATCGTGTACAATGCAACAGACAAGGCTAATAATACGAGAACTTGCACATTTAATATCACTGTAGAAG ATGTATGTGAAAACGTTCCATCTCCAACAAATGGGCACAGCGATTGCTCCGTTCTGCAGGAAGGGATTCGGTGCGTTGTGGTATGCGCTGAAGGCTACGGTTTTGTATTACCTGAAACAGCTTCATACATAGATGATGAGAATGTAACTTTGACTTGTAACAATGGCAATCATTCATGGAATAACGAGGTGTTTCCTGATTGTTCTG TGACGCAAGTACCCTATGCCATATCTCAAGATCTGACTGTCGTATTGGATACAAATACTTCTAACTGCAATGATCCGACAGCTCTGAATTCA CTAAGTCAGAACATCAAAGCTGGCTTGGAATCACAATTGAAACAGGTGTGTGACGATGAAGTACAATGTAACATTTCTCAATCTGCGTTCGATTGCAATGGTGGAATGGATGAAGACAGCAATGCTTCGAATACCATTCTAAATACGTCGACTCGTAAACTAAGAAGAAGTGTTAAACGTTTTCCTCACAGTGACAAAATTGCTGTTAGGAGAGGTTCAAATTCTTCGAAAAACCATACAAAATCTGAAGTTAAATGggacaaaattgaattgaagtataaaattattg GAAAAATGATTGATGATACTGGAAACAATTCAAACCAAGAAATTATtcagttgaaaaagaaaatagaagcAATGATGAAAGGTGGTTATTTAAGTCTTCTCGACAATAAAACAAGCCTACAGGAAATCAGCAAACAAGTTCTACGTCTTTATGTAATATTCGAAGAACCTAAAGAACTCTGCTCCACTGGTAGCGTCCTGAAGAAGCACCGTTGTG TAAAATGTCCAAGTGGTACATTCCATAATACAACGAAGAACCGTTGTCAGTCCTGTCCGTTGGGAGAATATCAAGAGGACGTTGGATCTAGCACCTGTAAGAAATGTCCGGAACACACTTCAACAAAAAGAAAGCATTCCAAACGCACGTCGGACTGTTTAA ATTTTTGTCGTCCTGGTTATTATTCTCGACGGAAAAGGCACCACAAATCGACCCTTGCCTTCGAGCCATGTGTCACTTGTGCAAAAGGCTTTTATCAACCTGATTATGCTCAGTTGAAATGCATACCTTGCCCAGCAAATACAACAACGTACAATCGTGGATCTTATAGCATTGACGAATGTCTTGTCATTGATCATGCTGACAAGGATCCTTGTCATAAAAACCCTTGTCATAATGGAGGAAAATGTGTGCCAGTCGGTAGTGACTTCAAGTGTGAATGTATTGGAGATTTTATTG GTTCCAAATGCGAGATTCGTCCAAATCCATGCGATTCTTTGCCTTGCTTGAACGAAGGGCAATGTATTGCTTTAGATggcattaaaaattcaatagaaCATAAATGCCTGTGCAAGAGCGGCTTTACAGGAATCAATTGTGAG ACTTATATCGACGAGTGCTCAACAAATCCATGCCGGAATGGAGGATCGTGTATTAGTACAGAGGTGGATTACAAGTGTATTTGCAAAAATGGATTCGAAG GTGATAATTGCGAAGTAGTGATTGACCATTGCAAAACATCGATCTGTGAATCTGGATCAAAATGTCATATCATTAATGGGACGTGGCAATGCATCTGCAAACCGGGCTTCTTAGGACGTCGTTGTAGCCGGCTTCCTTGTGATTGGTTACCCTGCCACCAAAACGCTGTCTGCGTTAATATCGAGGAATTAAATGCAACCAAAAAAAGTTACAG GTGCGAATGTCCAGAGGGTTATACAGGAATCGATTGCACTACACGGGTGAACCACTGTGAAGATTTGCCTTGTATGAACAACGGAACATGCATGAACAATTTCTCGAATTTTAGTTGCGAATGTCGAAAAGAATTTAATGGATCCAAGTGTGAAAATG AATTATCATCACGGTATACGATGTACTTTCCCAAGTCTGGGACCACAGATTACGTGATGCTGAGCGGACCAAACAAAAATCTATCGCAA TTTACTGTTTGTTTGTGGCTTCAATCGTTAGATACGGTCAACTATGGTACGGTCCTTTCCTACGCTACACGACTTCACGACAATGCTCTTACACTGACAGATTACAATGG GTTCGTTATTTACATCAATGGGAACAGAGTTGTCACTGACATTACTGCCAATGACGGCTACTGGCATTTTGTGTGTGTTACTTGGGAAAATGTCTTTGGATTTTGGCAGGTGTTTGTGGATGGTATAGTTAGAGAAAATGGTACTCAATTGGCAAGTGAAACGCTAATTGAAG GAAATGGCACTCTGGTCATTGGACAAGAACAAGATCGTATGGGTGGTGGCTTTTCCGAATCGGAATCATTGCTGGGAAAGCTGAGCTCGTTAGATATATGGGACGAAGTTTTGAATGGCGATGTCATAAAAAAGTTAAGTCAGCAATGCGAAACTTATCACGGTTCGTTGTACAGTTGGGCTCAGCTTCAACAATATGTTCGTGGTAACATTGAG ATTCAGAATAGCAGCTTCTGTCACGCTTGCTCATTACCTAAAGCTCCATTCAAAGGACAAATAGAAGTAAATTACGATGCTTCGGAGATAGTCTATACGTGTGAAAAAGGGTACCTGGTcaaatttggtaaaaaagaaagtgCAGTGCTCACCAGGAGGTGTTTAAAACAAGGACAATGGGAAGGTTACTCTACTCCAACATGCACAA AAGTGAAATGTGGTTTTCCTGGATATTTTCCGAGAGGTCAGGTACATGGGAGATCTTACAGTTACGGTGACCAAATTCATTACTCGTGTAAAAAACGTTCGACATTAAGAGGAAATCCAAATCGAATTTGTACGGCTCATGGAAAATGGAGCGGTGTGCAGCCTTTATGCATCA GTAAAACATGCAAAAATTTACTCGCCCCAGACAACGGTGACATCGAATACCTGATCGAAGATCATGAGCGAAATGACACATCCATATTGCAG GTTGGACAACAATTGGCATTTATATGTAATCCTGGCTTTCGCGTGCTTGGAAATATGTATTTAACTTGTATGGAAAACGGAGAGTGGGACAACGCTGTACCTAAATGCATCGCGTTTGGCTGCCCTCCACCGGAATT gATGGAAAATGCGTTCATAGCATCTAATATTTCGACTGGTGTAGAAATTTTACCAGCAGAAAGTTTTCTAAACTCTCAACGTGACAACTTATCGGAGGACAGTGCATCCTTGGTATCTGGCTATTTTTATGGTGATATTGTTGGCTTTTCATGTCGCCagggtttcaaattttttggcaATCACAATATGATTGCAGAATTTCGAATTCAATGCACTAATAATGGATCGTGGAATGGGTTGGTCCCTAGTTGTGTTCCGCTGCGTTGTCTAAGACCAGAGCCgattaaaaatggaaaatattaccTTTTGACCAGCAATAATAGTATGGCAGAAAATTCAGGTCATGGCACTTTTGGGAATTTAACATTCGTAAACAGATTGGTACCTATAAGTACTGAACCTTTGCCTGATTTTCATGGCCATTTTGACATACCTGTTTTTACTGACAAACCAAACTCTTCAGATTCCCAAAGTAATATGACAAAGAATAATACCATGCCTGAAGATTTTCAAATCGAGTCCAACGCTTCTTTCATACTTGGAGCACGGATTTCAATAACATGCAACAAAGGATACAAACTAATCGGTGCTTCGATTAGGCAATGTACAAATAACGAAACGTGGTCTCCTGATGCATCGAATTGTGAACCTCGGGAATGCAACGTAGAAAATCATCCAATAATCAATGTGCTAAGTACAAATAGGGAAGAAATAACATTTGATGGTGAAATAGAGATGAATATTAAAAACCAAAGTATTGTGGACATTTTTCGGGCAAACAAATACATTCGAGGGACTCTGCAGAACTTCATATTCAAGAATACAGGAAATGTTTTTGGTGACACGATAAGTTTGACGTGTGTAAATGACACCAAGATTCATTTTGATGGTATTGGAATAAACAGGATTTTGAGAAATGTTACATGGAAATGCAATGAAAACGGTGTGTGggaaattatgtataaagaGACGAGCAACGAGGATTTTCAACGGATGGTGGatgagaaaaaggaaacacTCTGTCGAGAAACTGTTTGTGGTTTACCAAAG ACACCAAGAAACGGATATATAGTTGACGATATTACTAATAGCAGTGTGATAAAGGTGGGTGATTCTGTTATGTTCAAATGTCGCAACGGGCACATGCTTGCAGGTGATGAAAGCGCACAATGTCTTTCGGATGGCACATGGTCGCCAATACCTAATTGCGAAT cagtaACATGTGGAAAACCACCAATCCCTCGTAATACAGTTCTTAACGATAGCAGTGCTGAAATTAGCGGCTATGTTTCTGGTAACATGGTTTCGTACCGGTGCGTTTCTGGCTATAAAATGTATGGTCGTGGAAATGCGCGATGTTTGGCAAGCGGAAAATGGTCCAGGATGAGCGGGAGGTGTTCTA GAATAACTTGTGGAAAGCCTGCCATACCTCCTGGTGTTGAAATTTTGGGTCCATCTTACCTGTATGAAGCTCAACTCGCTTACATTTGCCCTGATCAAATAATAAAAGGCAAGATAACGTGCAAAAGCGATGGTAAATGGAGTGAACTACCTGATTGTACAGCACTGAATATTCAGACACAGGCCAGGAAGTAA